The proteins below are encoded in one region of Equus przewalskii isolate Varuska chromosome 1, EquPr2, whole genome shotgun sequence:
- the CHAC1 gene encoding glutathione-specific gamma-glutamylcyclotransferase 1 produces the protein MKQESAAQNTPPASPPPSPPAQHPRDHGDPQALWIFGYGSLVWRPDFAYSDSRVGFVRGYSRRFWQGDTFHRGSDKMPGRVVTLLEDHEGCTWGVAYQVRGEQVSEALKYLNVREAVLGGYDTKEVTFYPQDTPDQPLKALAYVATPQNPGYLGPAPEEAIATQILACRGFSGHNLEYLLRLADFMQLCGPQAQDEHLAAIVDAVGTMLPCFCPTEQALALV, from the exons ATGAAGCAGGAGTCCGCAGCCCAGAACACCCCGCCCGCCTCGCCGCCGCCCTCACCGCCCGCGCAGCACCCCCGGGACCACGGAGACCCCCAAGCCCTGTGGATTTTCGGATATGGCTCCCTGGTTTGGAGGCCCGACTTCGCCTACAGCGACAGCCGTGTGGGCTTCGTGCGTGGCTACAGCCGCCGCTTCTGGCAGGGAGACACTTTCCATCGGGGCAGCGACAAGATG CCTGGCCGTGTGGTGACCCTCCTTGAAGATCATGAG GGCTGCACTTGGGGTGTGGCATACCAGGTGCGAGGTGAGCAGGTGAGCGAGGCCCTGAAGTACCTCAACGTGCGTGAGGCAGTGCTTGGCGGCTATGATACCAAGGAGGTCACCTTCTACCCCCAAGATACCCCTGATCAACCCCTCAAGGCGTTGGCCTACGTGGCCACCCCGCAGAACCCTGGTTACCTGGGCCCTGCGCCTGAGGAGGCCATTGCTACACAGATCCTGGCCTGCCGTGGCTTCTCTGGCCACAACCTCGAGTACTTGCTGCGCCTGGCGGACTTCATGCAGCTCTGTGGGCCCCAGGCACAGGACGAGCACCTGGCAGCCATCGTGGATGCTGTGGGTACCATGCTACCCTGCTTCTGCCCCACAGAGCAAGCTTTGGCACTGGTCTGA